The Bombus huntii isolate Logan2020A chromosome 6, iyBomHunt1.1, whole genome shotgun sequence genome window below encodes:
- the LOC126866528 gene encoding uncharacterized protein LOC126866528 isoform X2, with translation MNTPTTRDFLRRPDGTRRRSSRQALAVIPVNNSASPVNAMDNFLNSRHGNDSWSPAPSPDEMVIQKRGRRRRTIVWSPDLDTCKRNSLFSSNSKDRTPVKSPSKSSMVLRSTPRKRLTLGDVNESQFTTPDKKKKSQVSLDVNNSSKYFNGNLLNGLRGLSHSQLVHMIMDLVSTQEDGLLHENEKIRNVLLKKMPMADIQPLIDTLNTLKQNIQISIVLSNRDDLSDIHIYLDNFQKTIIDQGKRLVESQHWVSVMQYVYAAWNITKQLYEEENQSLCNLTHKCFKNLTHFCSQALKRGNFTSTILDIFTDRLVAMVVDYEDLKVCLQLIHEVKNNET, from the exons ATGAATACTCCAACAACCAGAGATTTCTTGCGGAGACCAGATGGAACGCGTAGGAGATCTTCTCGCCAAGCCTTAGCGGTGATTCCTGTTAATAATTCCGCTTCACCTG TTAATGCAAtggataattttttaaacagtCGACACGGCAATGACTCTTGGAGCCCTGCACCTAGCCCAGACGAGATGGTAATCCAAAAACGAGGACGTCGTCGTAGAACTATAGTTTGGTCCCCTGATCTTGATACTTGTAAAAGAAACAGCCTTTTTAG CTCAAATTCTAAAGATCGCACACCAGTGAAGAGTCCATCAAAATCAAGTATGGTATTGAGAAGTACACCTAGAAAAAGGCTTACTCTTGGTGATGTCAATGAATCTCAGTTTACAACACCagataagaaaaaaaagtcACAGGTCTCTTTGGATGTTAATAATTcatcgaaatattttaatggCAATTTATTAAATGGTTTGAGAGGTCTTAGTCATAGTCAATTAGTTCACATGATTATGGATTTGGTCTCCACGCAAGAGGATGGTCTGTTACAtgagaatgaaaaaataagaaatgttTTGCTAAAAAAGATGCCAATGGCTGATATACAACCACTAATTGACACATTAAATACTTTAAagcaaaatattcaaattagcATCGTGCTATCTAATAGGGATGATTTATCTGACATTCACATTTATTTAGATAATTTTCAG AAAACTATTATAGATCAGGGGAAAAGGCTTGTAGAATCACAGCACTGGGTATCAGTTATGCAATATGTTTATGCAGCATGGAATATTACAAAGCAACTATATGAAGAGGAAAATCAAAGCCTGTGTAATTTGACtcataaatgttttaaaaatttgacaCACTTTTGTTCTCAAGCTCTAAAAAGAGGAAACTTCACGAGTACCATATTGGATATATTTACTGATAG GCTCGTTGCGATGGTTGTAGATTATGAGGATTTAAAAGTTTGTTTACAGTTGATACACGAAGTAAAAAACAATGAAACTTAA
- the LOC126866528 gene encoding uncharacterized protein LOC126866528 isoform X4 — translation MVIQKRGRRRRTIVWSPDLDTCKRNSLFSSNSKDRTPVKSPSKSSMVLRSTPRKRLTLGDVNESQFTTPDKKKKSQVSLDVNNSSKYFNGNLLNGLRGLSHSQLVHMIMDLVSTQEDGLLHENEKIRNVLLKKMPMADIQPLIDTLNTLKQNIQISIVLSNRDDLSDIHIYLDNFQKTIIDQGKRLVESQHWVSVMQYVYAAWNITKQLYEEENQSLCNLTHKCFKNLTHFCSQALKRGNFTSTILDIFTDRLVAMVVDYEDLKVCLQLIHEVKNNET, via the exons ATGGTAATCCAAAAACGAGGACGTCGTCGTAGAACTATAGTTTGGTCCCCTGATCTTGATACTTGTAAAAGAAACAGCCTTTTTAG CTCAAATTCTAAAGATCGCACACCAGTGAAGAGTCCATCAAAATCAAGTATGGTATTGAGAAGTACACCTAGAAAAAGGCTTACTCTTGGTGATGTCAATGAATCTCAGTTTACAACACCagataagaaaaaaaagtcACAGGTCTCTTTGGATGTTAATAATTcatcgaaatattttaatggCAATTTATTAAATGGTTTGAGAGGTCTTAGTCATAGTCAATTAGTTCACATGATTATGGATTTGGTCTCCACGCAAGAGGATGGTCTGTTACAtgagaatgaaaaaataagaaatgttTTGCTAAAAAAGATGCCAATGGCTGATATACAACCACTAATTGACACATTAAATACTTTAAagcaaaatattcaaattagcATCGTGCTATCTAATAGGGATGATTTATCTGACATTCACATTTATTTAGATAATTTTCAG AAAACTATTATAGATCAGGGGAAAAGGCTTGTAGAATCACAGCACTGGGTATCAGTTATGCAATATGTTTATGCAGCATGGAATATTACAAAGCAACTATATGAAGAGGAAAATCAAAGCCTGTGTAATTTGACtcataaatgttttaaaaatttgacaCACTTTTGTTCTCAAGCTCTAAAAAGAGGAAACTTCACGAGTACCATATTGGATATATTTACTGATAG GCTCGTTGCGATGGTTGTAGATTATGAGGATTTAAAAGTTTGTTTACAGTTGATACACGAAGTAAAAAACAATGAAACTTAA
- the LOC126866519 gene encoding ESF1 homolog encodes MDELLNDKRFAHITRDPKFKRIPKAERKVKIDKRFQSMFKDKKFTVQYTIDKRGRPVNQTSYENLRKYYDLSSSEEEDREKEVEKPKQEEKKPKKLKKIKNKKNKVLRSKKNDSEDDANKNADTDSSNNNCFSSNGELVRLKPKKENDVNSERQSNIEFDSESESDIDEATDARNLEADLEESKRQLNIRSKHKSQKLTDKIKERLKDLTVNYARGEGILMTDSSSDEECSEISDEQDIEHDWGELDKEAETTDEITHRLAACNMDWDRIRAIDLMVLFNSFLPPGGFICSVTIYPSEFGIQRMKEEEIKGPKELTEINKEKENENGSDDEEGSAYHMEKLRQYQLNRLKYYYAVVDFDSAETANKIYTECDGIEYESTATKLDLRFIPDDMKFDQTPREVCNKLPELTKYQPRQFITTALQQAKVQLTWDETNPERTEIAQKLSSGKLNEINENDLQGYLATESSDNESEKEEQKDSQEDKSDTEAEKNTDPVEKYKALLREIEEKEEAKQKKDVELEFTWGLGTKEKAEKLVQERLKKDQNLTPFEQYLEKRKEKKKAKREERKKHKNVNKDTLDSEGSEMLDSDNEIGNNKLSYKKKNSMENDSLASSDSEDEKKRKAELELLLMDENEDNKQHFNMKKIEENATMTKSKQKRLSKKKNRQDQIVEDNFEVNVQDARFNALFTSHHFNIDPADPHYRKTKGTEALIKEKLKRRADNEFSEEIPVKESKLSSNTELQSLIKSVKKNAKNISRPIK; translated from the exons ATGGatgaattattaaatgataaacgATTTGCTCATATTACAAGGGATCCTAAATTTAAAAGGATCCCAAAAGCAGAAAGGAAAGTGAAAATAGATAAAAGATTTCAAAGTATGTTTAAGGATAAAAAATTTACAGTTCAATATACCATTGACAAACGTGGTAGACCTGTAAATCAGACATCGTATGAAAATCttagaaaatattatgatTTATCTAGCAGTGAAGAAGAAGatagagaaaaagaagttgaaaaacctaaacaagaagaaaagaaacctAAGAAGcttaaaaagataaaaaataaaaagaataaagttcTTCGATCAAAAAAAAATGATTCAGAAGATGATGCAAATAAAAATGCGGATACTGATTcatcaaataataattgtttttCAAGTAATGGGGAGTTAGTTAGACTTAaaccaaaaaaagaaaatgatgtAAATTCTGAGAGACAGAGTAACATAGAATTTGACTCTGAATCTGAATCAGATATAGATGAGGCAACCGATGCAAGAAACTTAGAAGCAGATTTGGAAGAAAGTAAAAGGCAATTGAATATTAGAAGTAAACATAAATCTCAAAAGCTTACAGATAAAATCAAAGAAAGGTTAAAAGATTTAACTGTGAATTATGCCAGAGGTGAAGGAATTTTGATGACAGACAGTTCTTCTGATGAAGAATGTTCTGAGATTTCTG ATGAACAAGATATTGAACATGATTGGGGTGAATTAGACAAAGAGGCTGAAACAACAGATGAAATTACACATAGATTGGCAGCTTGTAATATGGACTGGGATAGAATACGTGCTATAGATTTAATGGTTTTATTTAACTCTTTCTTGCCTCCTGGTGGCTTTATTTGCTCAGTtact ATTTATCCATCAGAATTTGGAATACAGCGgatgaaagaggaagaaattaAAGGTCCAAAAGAATTAACAGAGATAAATaaggaaaaggaaaacgaaaatGGAAGTGAT GACGAGGAGGGGTCAGCATATCACATGGAAAAATTAAGACAATATCAACTAAatagattaaaatattattatgctGTCGTTGACTTTGATTCTGCTGAAAcagcaaataaaatttacactGAATGCGATGGTATAGAATATGAATCTACAGCAACAAAATTGGATCTTAGATTTATACCAGATGATATGAAATTTGACCAG ACTCCTAGAGAGGTATGTAATAAACTGCCGGAGCTTACAAAGTATCAACCAAGACAATTCATAACTACGGCTTTGCAACAAGCTAAGGTACAGTTAACCTGGGATGAAACAAACCCTGAAAGAACCGAGATTGCACAAAAACTGAGTTCTGGAAAACTGaatgaaattaatgaaaacGACTTACAAGGTTATTTAGCAACTGAGTcaagtgacaatgaatcag aaaaagaggaacaaAAAGATTCTCAAGAGGATAAAAGCGACACGGAAGCGGAAAAGAATACCGATCCAGTTGAGAAGTATAAAGCTTTATTAAGAGAgatagaagagaaagaagaagccAAACAGAAAAAGGACGTTGAGCTAGAATTTACTTGGGGTTTGGGCACAAAGGAGAAAGCTGAGAAACTGGTACAAGAAAGATTAAAGAAAGATCAAAACCTCACGCCATTTGAGCAATATTTAGAAAAacggaaagagaagaaaaaagctAAACGAGAGGAACGGaagaaacataaaaatgtaaataaagataCATTGGACTCTGAAGGTTCAGAAATGCTTGATTCAGATAATGAAAttggaaataataaattatcttataaaaagaaaaacagtaTGGAAAATGATAGCCTTGCTTCATCAGATAGCGAAGACGAAAAAAAACGTAAAGCTGAATTAGAACTTTTATTAATGGATGAAAATGAAGATAACAAACAACATTTCAATATGAAGAAGATCGAAGAAAATGCCACAATGACAAAGTCTAAACAAAAACGATTGagtaagaagaaaaatagacAAGACCAAATAGTAGAAGATAACTTTGAAGTAAATGTACAAGATGCAAGATTCAATGCGTTGTTCACATCGCATCATTTCAATATCGACCCAGCAGACCCACATTACAGAAAGACTAAAGGTACTGAAGCtctaattaaagaaaaattgaaaagaagagCTGATAACGAGTTTAGCGAA gaAATACCTGTTAAAGAATCAAAACTGAGCTCTAATACAGAATTGCAGTCATTAATTAAATCAGTGAAGAAAAAtgctaaaaatatttcaaggcctataaaataa
- the LOC126866528 gene encoding uncharacterized protein LOC126866528 isoform X1, whose protein sequence is MNTPTTRDFLRRPDGTRRRSSRQALAVIPVNNSASPGEANPTEVNAMDNFLNSRHGNDSWSPAPSPDEMVIQKRGRRRRTIVWSPDLDTCKRNSLFSSNSKDRTPVKSPSKSSMVLRSTPRKRLTLGDVNESQFTTPDKKKKSQVSLDVNNSSKYFNGNLLNGLRGLSHSQLVHMIMDLVSTQEDGLLHENEKIRNVLLKKMPMADIQPLIDTLNTLKQNIQISIVLSNRDDLSDIHIYLDNFQKTIIDQGKRLVESQHWVSVMQYVYAAWNITKQLYEEENQSLCNLTHKCFKNLTHFCSQALKRGNFTSTILDIFTDRLVAMVVDYEDLKVCLQLIHEVKNNET, encoded by the exons ATGAATACTCCAACAACCAGAGATTTCTTGCGGAGACCAGATGGAACGCGTAGGAGATCTTCTCGCCAAGCCTTAGCGGTGATTCCTGTTAATAATTCCGCTTCACCTG GAGAAGCAAATCCTACCGAAGTTAATGCAAtggataattttttaaacagtCGACACGGCAATGACTCTTGGAGCCCTGCACCTAGCCCAGACGAGATGGTAATCCAAAAACGAGGACGTCGTCGTAGAACTATAGTTTGGTCCCCTGATCTTGATACTTGTAAAAGAAACAGCCTTTTTAG CTCAAATTCTAAAGATCGCACACCAGTGAAGAGTCCATCAAAATCAAGTATGGTATTGAGAAGTACACCTAGAAAAAGGCTTACTCTTGGTGATGTCAATGAATCTCAGTTTACAACACCagataagaaaaaaaagtcACAGGTCTCTTTGGATGTTAATAATTcatcgaaatattttaatggCAATTTATTAAATGGTTTGAGAGGTCTTAGTCATAGTCAATTAGTTCACATGATTATGGATTTGGTCTCCACGCAAGAGGATGGTCTGTTACAtgagaatgaaaaaataagaaatgttTTGCTAAAAAAGATGCCAATGGCTGATATACAACCACTAATTGACACATTAAATACTTTAAagcaaaatattcaaattagcATCGTGCTATCTAATAGGGATGATTTATCTGACATTCACATTTATTTAGATAATTTTCAG AAAACTATTATAGATCAGGGGAAAAGGCTTGTAGAATCACAGCACTGGGTATCAGTTATGCAATATGTTTATGCAGCATGGAATATTACAAAGCAACTATATGAAGAGGAAAATCAAAGCCTGTGTAATTTGACtcataaatgttttaaaaatttgacaCACTTTTGTTCTCAAGCTCTAAAAAGAGGAAACTTCACGAGTACCATATTGGATATATTTACTGATAG GCTCGTTGCGATGGTTGTAGATTATGAGGATTTAAAAGTTTGTTTACAGTTGATACACGAAGTAAAAAACAATGAAACTTAA
- the LOC126866528 gene encoding uncharacterized protein LOC126866528 isoform X3, with the protein MDNFLNSRHGNDSWSPAPSPDEMVIQKRGRRRRTIVWSPDLDTCKRNSLFSSNSKDRTPVKSPSKSSMVLRSTPRKRLTLGDVNESQFTTPDKKKKSQVSLDVNNSSKYFNGNLLNGLRGLSHSQLVHMIMDLVSTQEDGLLHENEKIRNVLLKKMPMADIQPLIDTLNTLKQNIQISIVLSNRDDLSDIHIYLDNFQKTIIDQGKRLVESQHWVSVMQYVYAAWNITKQLYEEENQSLCNLTHKCFKNLTHFCSQALKRGNFTSTILDIFTDRLVAMVVDYEDLKVCLQLIHEVKNNET; encoded by the exons AtggataattttttaaacagtCGACACGGCAATGACTCTTGGAGCCCTGCACCTAGCCCAGACGAGATGGTAATCCAAAAACGAGGACGTCGTCGTAGAACTATAGTTTGGTCCCCTGATCTTGATACTTGTAAAAGAAACAGCCTTTTTAG CTCAAATTCTAAAGATCGCACACCAGTGAAGAGTCCATCAAAATCAAGTATGGTATTGAGAAGTACACCTAGAAAAAGGCTTACTCTTGGTGATGTCAATGAATCTCAGTTTACAACACCagataagaaaaaaaagtcACAGGTCTCTTTGGATGTTAATAATTcatcgaaatattttaatggCAATTTATTAAATGGTTTGAGAGGTCTTAGTCATAGTCAATTAGTTCACATGATTATGGATTTGGTCTCCACGCAAGAGGATGGTCTGTTACAtgagaatgaaaaaataagaaatgttTTGCTAAAAAAGATGCCAATGGCTGATATACAACCACTAATTGACACATTAAATACTTTAAagcaaaatattcaaattagcATCGTGCTATCTAATAGGGATGATTTATCTGACATTCACATTTATTTAGATAATTTTCAG AAAACTATTATAGATCAGGGGAAAAGGCTTGTAGAATCACAGCACTGGGTATCAGTTATGCAATATGTTTATGCAGCATGGAATATTACAAAGCAACTATATGAAGAGGAAAATCAAAGCCTGTGTAATTTGACtcataaatgttttaaaaatttgacaCACTTTTGTTCTCAAGCTCTAAAAAGAGGAAACTTCACGAGTACCATATTGGATATATTTACTGATAG GCTCGTTGCGATGGTTGTAGATTATGAGGATTTAAAAGTTTGTTTACAGTTGATACACGAAGTAAAAAACAATGAAACTTAA